The Saprospiraceae bacterium genome includes the window GGCCAGCGCAACATGGTGGAATATCTTATAGCAAAGCAGGTGGAGTACTTTTTGACTACTGCTGCTGGGGTGGGGGTGCATTTTGATTTCATTTTGTTGCGTACAACCGCCTGGAACGAGTTTACCTTATTGCTTTTTGCCGATAGTTATGAACGCATGACGGAATTGATTCTATCCATTCGGGAGTTGCAATTTAAGGATATTGAAACGAATGATGAGGAAGATAAAACCCTAATTGAAACGATTAGAACCAACTGTTTGCTTCATCAAATGATCAGTGATTGGCAAGCGGGGGATGAACATTTAGTGAACGAGGCGCACCTTTTTGTGCATACGCATACTACTTTTGGCTTCGATTTAGCGCTTTTTCCCCATTTGAGCGAAGAAAACGAGCCTTATCCTGAACATTTTCTCCCTTTAAAAGGAGAACAATTTCAATTGAATGTGCGGTTCGATGTCAAACCGGGGCACCTGAAAACCTTGCTTGATAAATTGACAGATGATTTCGCCTCAGCTAACATTCGCATTGGTATGGGCGACTTCTTATATCCCTCTCAACAGGGAGATATTAGCATGGTGTATAAAGATTTACTCAGGCAAGAAAGGGACAACCAACTCAGCAAGCATATTCGAAAGATTCATGCTACGCCAAATTTCAACCTGGACCCTGATAAAATAAAAGGGAATAGGCTGGATGGTCATTTTTTTTATTCTCACCGATTGGGGAATTTTGCCTTTTCCATGCACCAAATCAAGACCATCAGAGAGCAACTCATCCTGTGCCGGGTGGCCAAACCTATTCGGGAAAAGGTGATCAATATGTATGTAAACTACAATCACCAAATTCAGGACCCTATTTTATTTAATTACTTCATCGAACTTCGACCTTTGTTGGAATATGTGGCTGAGTGTTTGTCTGGTTTTTTACAAGGCCCGCCGCTATCCGTAGAAACCATCAGTGCGCAGTTGCTCGATTTGGCCAATAGCTTCGAAAAAGCCTTTAACAATCGCTCCAGTCTCAACTTTCAGGGACAAGATCGAAATGGCCTGAATTTTGACTTTAATGGTGGGGCACAACAATTGATTAGTCTGTTCGATTCTGTTGCTAAGTTGCTTGCAGCAGCTATTAACCTTCCTTTTGAAAAAGGTCCAACGCTAATTATTACTAGTGTTTCGGAAATACATTTCTCGGGCAGCACCCTGGAAGTAGCCCTCAATCATTTGATCCAGCCTTCTTTGTTTTTGTCAATGGCCACCCATGTAATTACTAGTGATCTTTTAAATAAAACAGCAGACTTAGGAGGGAAATACCGAGAGTTTCAACAACAAACCATTCGCCTTTTAGGCCAACAAGAGCAAGTCCCCTTTTTGGATTCAGCAGAAGAGGTGGATGCTGTTCTGGGGGCTTTGATTAACTATTATGTGACCTATAACAAGGACAGTGAGCTTTTTTTGTTTTGGTATTGGCATCAATTTTTGCAGCAGCCAAGTGCTTACCACCATCATGGAGAAATAGAGGACCACATGTTCATCCGCTATTTAATCCGACTTATGATTCTCATTGAATTTCTGGACCCAGAAGCTGTGTTTTTTAGAGCCAAGATCATTGCCCCATTCCCTGAATTGCAGAATCTTTGGTTCAGGTGGTTTATCCACATCCGCAAGCGGGTAAATGGGTTATTAGAGAATAGCCCTATACAAATACTGAAAAATTGGTTTGATCAGGCGAAAGATTTGGTAACGACCGAGATCATTCCTTCTCTTTATGCCGGAGTATTGGAAAAAGGCTTGCAAACAGAAACGGAAATATTGAATGTCTACCGAACGATGCTGGAAGAAAATGGTCGAAAAATTGAATCGGCCTCGATCGATGACTTACGCCGTCAGATGACCAAAGCTTGGCAAGTTGAATTGGAAGAGATGGCGAGGGTCATTCTAGTGCAATTGGAAGAGGGGAAACCCTTCATTCCACCCACAGAAAAACGGCGATCAACAAATTTTTATGTGCAAGCTACAACATTGGCTTACCTTCGACTCATTCGAAAAGCCTTTAAAACAGATCACACCATTTTGTATCGTTTACCGGCCAATGGCAACCCTTCTGCTTTTTTTGATCCGATCGATAATAAGTTTCAGCGACAATATGGGCCTTTTGTATTTGATCCCAAAGGAGGCTTGTTTACCACAAGCATAGTTGCCCGACGTCAGTATTTCAGGTATAGAATAGCCTTATATGTCAGTTTGACAGCGATCATAGCGGAACAAAAATTGAAACTCTATTGGCAAAAAAAGAAAAATGGAATAGAAAAAGAGGAATAGGGGAGAATAAACGGCTTACAGGAAGAATTACGCTTTATCTTTTTTGACTAACCACTCTAATAGTTTTTTATCATTGGTTCTAGTCGGTAAAACCCGATGCTTTCGGATAACAGGGGCATTGGATAAAATAATATTTTTTTCATTACGATCCTTTACCCTTTCTTTTTGAATTTTTTGTGTACCGACTGGATAGGGTGTCTTTTCCATAACTAGGACATTTTGGTTTTGTTTGAATACTGGCCAAGTATACCGCAGAAGGCATTCTGACTGAAAATTGATGGTCTGACAATAGTTCCAATCCATAAAGTTAGTTTATTTGGGGCAATAACGCCAATTATTGGCTACATATTTCTTTCCTATTAAACATTTTAAAGGCTATACTTAGTTTACCATCGAACTGATAAGCTTTCGTTTCATGCAAAATTTGCAGGAATTTATGGTATTTTTCTTGAAATGAACTTCGATAATGATCGTAGTTTAAAAGGGCTGGTGTATTCAGGTCGTAAATAACCAGACATATTCGACAACCTGGTCCAATGTCCTCATCATAAAGGCTTTTGATATAGGTCAAAATGATATCATCAGGGTGTTCGGCTGATATTTCCCGCATAATGAGGCGTTCCCGTTGTAGGAGGCTCTCCGCTAGCTCTGCTTGATTCATCCTCGAAGCGCTATAACCAAAGCCATGGACAAAATAGTTCCAGAAGAAGCTAGATGACTTAAATTTTTCGTAACTGGAAGAAAATTTTTCCTCAAATTGATCTAATTCCGCATAAAACTCAGCTTCAGTAGGGATAATGTGGTCTAGCTTTTGATCAAATTCTTGATCATTTTCCTGGTTTTGCTGAAATTGAATGCTTTCGGCCAGTTTTTTTATACTTGTCGCAATTTCTAGATAGGCTTCTTCTTTTGATGACCAAACGGAAATGGGTTTTTTATTGGAAGGAAGTGGTGCAATATCCGAAAAGGCCGTGGTTTTAAACAAGCTAGGGTTTTGAATGATCGGAAGAACCCGTTTTTCTCGCAAAAGGAAGGCTAGATTGCCATTCAGGCTTTCTTCTTCAAAAAAGAAAAACAAAAAAGCGGGATTGATTAGGCAGGCGACTATGGATATATCTGCCATATTTTGTCGGTTTACCGCATCTTTAGTGATGTCAAAGCCTTTGATAAGTATCAGCCCTTTGGTCTGAAGTGGGCTCAGAAATTGCACAAGCTCGTCAAACGCTACTTTTGAACTATCGGAGGTATAAAGAAAGGCGATTTCGACAGGTCCCATTTGTAAAAGACTTTTTTAGGATTTTTCTTCCTCTATTGACTGAATAATCGTAAAAACCGCCTCTTCTGACAAGTCTGTCAATTCAGTTAATAATTCGATTGAGAGACCGGCATTTATTCCCTTTTTAATGACAAGTCTATTTTTTTGTTCAATTCCTTGCTCAATTCCTTGCTCGATTCCTTGAATAATTCCCTCCTGCACCAGCATATCATAAGAACTCATAGCCATTTCTTTAGTTTCTCCGGAAAGTGTCATTGCCAATTGATTTAACTTAGTCCTCCTAAGTTCGACATTTTGTAAGAAATAAACAATCATCCCCTCGAATAAGTTTCTTTTTGCACGATCATGGATCTGGTTTTCGATGCCTATAAAAATTCGGGTATAGTATAAAAATCTAATACCATGTGTAATAATTTTTTCGGTTCCCTGATAAATTTTTAACGCAAACCTTCATCGCTGCCCACCGACATCGGCCTGGTTTCCATGCGACCCGATATATTGGATCGCTACGGGCTTGTGGTTCTCCTTTAATACCTTCAAACCTACGACGGCTAAAGTCCAATAAGCGAACCTCTATCTTTTAGAACCGTATATCGTATATATAGAAGTTGAAAACAAAATTTGCAAGCAAATGTGCTTTTACTTAATTTAACGACATGAACCAACTAACCTTGAATTGCCCTAATTGTCAGTCAGCTATACTAGCTGAAGACATGAATATGGCCAAAACCCTGGCCAAATGCAGGGCCTGTCACACTGTATTTGATTTTGAGCCCGTCCTACGACAACCTGTGCACAAAAAGCAGGAGGTATTTATGCCACCAGGGATAGATGCTTTTGCGACTAATTACGAATTAGATATCGAGGTAAACTGGCGAAAAACGACCAAAACTTTGGGCTTTTTTCTGTTTTTTACCCTTTTCTGGAATGGGATCGTCTTTATATTTGTCATTGCGGCTCTCTTGTCGGGCTCTTTTACCATGTTATTGGGCATCAGCATTCACCTTTCAATTGGTATTGGCCTTTTATATTATGTCTTGTCGGTGATGCTCAATACCACTTATATCATTGCCAACCAACGAGAGATAAGTGTGGAGCACCGGCCCTTGCGAATTCCTTTTTACCCCAATCGGAACCTTGCCTCCAGAGATATCAAACAGGTGTTTGTTGAAAAATACGTGGCTAGTAAATCCAACGGTCGACCTAATTACGCGTTTGCCGTGGAAGCTGTTTTAAAGGACGGCAATCGGGTCAAATTGGTTAAAGGCCTAAAAACACCTGAGCAGGGCCTTTATATTGAACAAGAAATTGAACGATTCCTTGCCATCCAGGATGAACCTGTGGAGGAGGAGTGGAAAGGGTAGCCGGGCGTTTTTGAGTGTTAGTGTGTTAGTGTGTATGGGGGTAGGAAGTGGGGAAAATGAAAAATAAAGGGAAAATGAACGATTTAAACATATTGGATTATCCAGCAAATTATGCCATCCTTGAACAGCGATGTAAAGAGATTGGTTTTACCATGCCCTCTGATCCTTATATTGGGACCTTACTGAAAACCCTCATCACAACTAAACCTAAGGCCAATTTATTGGAGCTAGGAACGGGGATTGGCCTGTCTTTATCCTGGATGATTGATGGCATGGATGCGGCATCCAAATTAACGACGGTAGACAATGATCCTGCCTTAACTGCCATTGCACAGCATTATTTTGGGGAAAACGAAAACGTTGATATTGTTTGTCTGGACGGAACAACCTGGATAAAAAATTATGCAGGCCCTCCCTTTGACTTGGTTTTCGCCGATGCCTGGCCAGGAAAATACAGTGAAATCGAAGCAATCCTTGCCTTAATAAAAGTAGGCGGTTTTTATGTGATAGATGATATGTCGGCGCGGTCGGATTGGCCAGTAGGGCACCAGGCGAAAGTGGATCAACTAATTGACTATCTTGAGAACAGAGCCGACTTTAACCTGACAAAGATGAATTGGTCCACGGGGATAATCATTGCAGTTAGGAAGTATTAGGGCAGTTGGGGTGTACCTTTAAAACAAGCATATATGAATCGACGAACGCTGCCTCCAATACAAACAGGTCTGGCGAATTGGTATGGGCCAGACATGGCTCGTCGCGAAAAAGAATGGCTATGGGTGCTTTCGACAGAAGAAATTGGCGAGGTCGAAGCAGCGGCGGCCCCGCTCCTTGCCGCCAACTCCGAAATTGGCAGCATAGTGGCGGCTGATTTTGAGCTGCCTACCCTGGGCCCAAAACTCAAGACCCTGCGAGGAGAGCTTATCAAAGGAAAAGGCTTTGCTTTGCTTCGCGGCTTGCCGGTCGAAGCTTACACCGAACGCGAAATAGCCATTATTTTTTATGGGATTGGCGCTCATTTGGGCAATGCCCGTTCGCAAAATGCCCAGGGGCATATCTTGGGGCATGTGCGCAATCTGGGAATGGACAGCAAGGACCCCAATGTAAGAATCTACCAAACCAAGGAGCGACAGACCTTTCATACAGATTCTTGTGATGTGGTGGGCTTGCTTTGCCTGCAGCCAGCCAAGAAAGGAGGGCGCTCTTTGTTAGTCAGTTCTGATACTGTTTTCAATGAAATGCATAAACGGCGGCCCGATTTGCTCGAATTGCTATTACAGCCCATCGCCACCGACCGGAGGGGAGAGGTGCCCGCAGGCATGCTCCCTTATCTGTTAATCCCGGTTTTTAGCTATTATGATAACAGGGTAACGCCCTTCTACCAGCGGCAATACATCGATTCTGCCCAGCGCTTTGAGGAGGCGCCCCGGCTGACTGCCCGCCATGTAGAAGCCCTCGATTTGTTTGATGAATTGTGTAATGACCCTACCCTGAACTTTTCAATGATGCTACAAAAAGGCGATATGCAATTTGTGTACAATCATGCCATGCTTCACGATCGAACCAGTTTTGAAGACTGGGAAGCTGAGGAAAAACGGAGGCACCTGCTCCGACTTTGGTTGTCTATTCCCGGTGACCGCGCACTGCCCCCCATTTTTGCAACCCGTTATGGTTCGGTGGAAGTGGGGAACCGAGGAGGCGTGACTTCGGCCGTTTAAAAGAGCCAAACCGCTGAAAAGAGGTTTAAGTTTCAAGAAAAATGCTTAAGTTGGGAAAGTTGAGATCATTATATAAAACCATGAAAAATGCGGTCATCAATTTTAATGTTTAGTGGATTTATCTTGTTGGTTGCTTGCTCGGAGGAGGTGGAAAAAACAAAACCGATCCTTGGTGTCATGACGGAATCTGTGTATGCTTCTGTCACCATTCAACCGGAAGCTATTTACGATGTTTACGCCGCCACACCTGGCATCTTGGATCATGTTTTTGTAAAAGAAGGGGACACGGTCACTACAGGCCAATTATTAGCGAAAATAACCGCCGATCATCCCCAACTCAATATAGAAAATGCTTTATTGGGAGTCAATTTGGCTCGCGAAAACTACAGCGGGCAAACTACTTTATTGTCCAGTATTGCCGATGAGATCAAATCGGGTGAAAAACAGCTTAAAGTTGATTCCCTGAACTATTTTAGGCAACAGCACCTCTGGGAACAGCAAATAGGATCAAAATCAGAATTGGATAATAAAAAACTCAAATATGAATTGACCTTAAATAACCTGGAAATCCTTAGGGCAAAATATCGACAAACCCAACTGGAGTTGAAAAATGGATACGAGCAATCACAAAATACATTGAAGAAGGCGCAATCCAGCCTTAGTGATTATTTCATCAAGGCTAGAATAGATGGAACGGTTTACAAGTTGTTGAAAAACGAAGGAGAGCTGATCAGCCAAACGGAACCGCTGGCCCAAATCGGGAAAAGCCAGTCCTTTTTGATCGAAATGTTGATTGACGAAGTGGACATTGCCCGTATTGTGGTCGGTCAATCAGCCTTCATTGCCTTAGATGCTTATGAAGGGGAGGTTTTTGAAGCAGTCATCACCAAAATATATCCACAAAAAAATAGCCGTACCCAAACGTTTAAGGTCGAAGGCCAATTTACGAAAGCACCCAAAGTGCTTTACGCTGGTTTGTCCGGCGAGGCGAATATTGTATTATCAGAAAAGCAGCATGCGATTAGTATTCCACTGGACTATCTTTTGGAAAATAATAAGGTAAGAACAGCTGAAGGATATATTGCGGTGGAAGTGGGGCTCAAGAATTTAGAACGTGCAGAGGTTGTCTCTGGGCTTGATACAGGAATGGTTATTATCAAACCCTAGATCTTTTCTTATGGCCAATTTCAAAATTATTTTGGATATTACACGAACCCATCTACTGTCGAGATTAAAGCAAACCATCATCGCGGCTTTGGGGGTAACCTTTGGTATCGGCACTTTTATCATCCTGGTTAGCTTTATGACCGGACTAAACGGGTTGCTTGATGGATTAACGCTCAACAGAACACCTCATATACACCTCTATAATGAGATCAAGCCTAGTGAAACCCAACCGATAGCCTTAACCGAAGCCTATAAAAATGGATTTAATATTATACGTTCTGTAAAGCCCCAGGAGCGCCAGAAACGCATCCACAATGCCCTCCCTCTCATCGCCAAACTTGAAAGAGATGCCCGTGTTAAGGGAGTAAGCCCTCAGGCCGTTGCCCAGGTGTTTTATTTAGCGGGGTCGATAGAACTGAATGGCCTGGTTAATGGCATTGATATTCAAGAAGAAGTACGTTTGTTTAATTTTGGTGATTATGTCATTAAGGGTAGTCCGCAGGATTTGCTGAAAAATAAAAATGGCATCTTGTTGGGGGCGGGTGTGGCCGCCAAAATGTCGCTTTCCGTAGGCGATCGGGTACAGGTAAGTGCGACAAATGGCGAGGTATTTCCGCTTAAGATTGTGGGGATATACCAAAGCGGCCTAGCGGAAATAGATGATATACAAAGTTATGTGAATCTAAAAACGGCCCAACAGTTGCTGGGAGAAGGAACCAATTATATCTCAGATATCAATGTGAAGTTATGGGATATAGCGGAGGCACCTGCCATGGCCAGCGTTATTAGCAAGCAGTCCAATCTTACGGCAGTAGATATCAAAAGTGCTAATGCCCAATTTGAAACGGGAACCTCGATTCGCAACCTGATTACTTATGCGGTCTCGATTACGTTACTGATTGTAGCGGGGTTTGGTATTTATAACATTCTTAACATGATCATTTATGAAAAAATGAATGATATCGCCATTCTAAAAGCGACGGGCTTTTCCGGCTTTGATGTAAAAATGATCTTCATCAGCGAGGCCTTAATTATTGGATTGGTTGGAGGCATATTGGGTTTGGTCTTGGGGCTGGGTGTTTCGATTTTGATAGACCATACCCCTTTCGAAACAACCGCTTTACCGACAATCAAAACCTACCCTGTCAATTTCAATCCGCTTTATTATTTGATCGGTATGGTCTTTGCCATTGTGTCTACTTTTTTAGCCGGTTATCTTCCAGCCAGGAAAGCACAACAAATTGATCCGGTAGAAATCATCAGAGGGCAGTAATTTTAAATTATGAATGTAATTCTGGAAGCCAGGGGAATAAATAAGTATTTTAAACAACCCGTACTTTTTCATGTGCTAAAAGATATTTCTTTTGGGATTAATGCGGGGGAATTTGTGTCCATCATGGGTAAATCCGGTTGTGGAAAGTCAACCCTTTTGTATATTCTTTCTACCATGGACACTGACTACGAAGGGACCCTTTTTCTTGGTGGAGAAAAGCTGACAGGTAAGGCAGGAGAAGAACTGGCGAAGGTCCGCAATGAAAAGATCGGTTTTGTCTTCCAATTCCATTATTTACTTTCTGAATTTACGGTATTGGAGAATGTCATGTTACCTGCTCGGAAATTAGGCAAAAAGAGCGACAAAGAAATTAAGCAGGATGCACTAGAAAAGCTATCCATTCTTGGCATAGAAAGTCAGGCCTATAAAAAAGCAGCCATGATCTCGGGAGGGCAAAAACAACGGGTAGCCATTGCCCGGGCCCTAATTAATGATCCCATCATTATCATGGGGGATGAACCTACGGGTAATTTGGACAGTAAAAATGCCGAAAATGTGTTTAATATTTTTAGAGAATTAAGTGTGACCAATAAGCTTTCGTTGCTCATTGTTACCCACGATATGGACTTTGCCCAAAAGACAGACCGAATTATCGAAATGGAGGATGGTTTAATTCTATAAGGAATCAATCATCCACTGCCTGCCCAACCAATATCCTGAACTGCCAACTCGTTTTATCGGAGGTTGGTCCTTGGGTTTGTTTCATCAAAATGCCAATGATCTGTTCTTTAGGATCAGCAAAATATTGGGTATTGAAATAACCACCCCAATCGAAGGTGCCGATACTCCCCTGGCCCCCCTTGTCTTGCCCCTCTTGGGTCTGCACACCAAAGGCAAGGCCATAATGCCGCCCAGTGCCCGCCCAAAAATCGCCAATCTGATTGCCCATCATACTTTGAATGGTGGTTCGGCTTAAGATGCGGATACCATTTAGCTCTCCGCCATTGAGGTACATTTGCAGGAAGGTGGCATAATCTTTAGCCGTACTAGAAAGTCCTGCACCACCAGAAAAGAAAGACTTGGCGCCTGTGATCGGATAGGCTGGATCGTAAAAAGTAACTGGCCAATGCACCCAGTGATCGCCTTCTTTTTTCTGAACCTTTACCAGCCGATTGGCTTTATTTTGTGGAATATAAAAATAAGTATCATTCATGCCCAATGGGCCGAATAAACGTTTTTGCAGAAATTCGTCAAAGGACATCCCCGAGATGACCTCAATGAAATAGCCCAATACATCCAGGCCTTCACTGTAGACAAAGGCTTCGCCTGGGTGATGGTGAAGGGGCAAGGCAGCTAGTTTTTTGACACTCTCCTCAATCGTTATTTTTTCGGTGGTAAACAGGTCGGTAATCCCTGCTTTTTTATACAGCATCCGAAAGCGCTCATCGCCATCAATCACGCCATAGCCTAAACCCGAAGTATGGGTGAGCAAATGTCGGATGGTAATCGGCTTTTTGGCGGGTTCCGCGGTGTAGCTGGTGTCTTGGTAACTGAATGTTTTCAGTACTTTGGCCTCTTTGAAAGCAGGAATATATTTGGAGATAGGGTCATCCAATTGGAATTTGCCTTCTTCCCAGAGCATCATGACGGCGGTAGAAGTGATGGCTTTGGATTGAGAAGCTATGCGGAAAATAGCATCTTTTTCGAGGGCACGACCAGCAGGACTGTCAGCCATGCCAAAGGCTTTGTGATAAACAATTTTCCCCCCTCTTGCTACCAGCGCCACTACCCCAGGTATATCTCCGTTCTCAACAGCGTTCGTACACATTTCATCAATTCTGGCCAAGCGTTCAGCGGACATGCCTACACTGAGTGGGCTACCCTCAGAAAGGCCTAAGGTTTTTTTTGAGGAGGCCGTCTGCGCCGAAGCATTCCATACCAATAGGCTGCAAAGTAGGAAAATTAGGTTTTTCATTA containing:
- a CDS encoding class I SAM-dependent methyltransferase, which translates into the protein MNDLNILDYPANYAILEQRCKEIGFTMPSDPYIGTLLKTLITTKPKANLLELGTGIGLSLSWMIDGMDAASKLTTVDNDPALTAIAQHYFGENENVDIVCLDGTTWIKNYAGPPFDLVFADAWPGKYSEIEAILALIKVGGFYVIDDMSARSDWPVGHQAKVDQLIDYLENRADFNLTKMNWSTGIIIAVRKY
- a CDS encoding TauD/TfdA family dioxygenase, whose amino-acid sequence is MNRRTLPPIQTGLANWYGPDMARREKEWLWVLSTEEIGEVEAAAAPLLAANSEIGSIVAADFELPTLGPKLKTLRGELIKGKGFALLRGLPVEAYTEREIAIIFYGIGAHLGNARSQNAQGHILGHVRNLGMDSKDPNVRIYQTKERQTFHTDSCDVVGLLCLQPAKKGGRSLLVSSDTVFNEMHKRRPDLLELLLQPIATDRRGEVPAGMLPYLLIPVFSYYDNRVTPFYQRQYIDSAQRFEEAPRLTARHVEALDLFDELCNDPTLNFSMMLQKGDMQFVYNHAMLHDRTSFEDWEAEEKRRHLLRLWLSIPGDRALPPIFATRYGSVEVGNRGGVTSAV
- a CDS encoding efflux RND transporter periplasmic adaptor subunit, translating into MRSSILMFSGFILLVACSEEVEKTKPILGVMTESVYASVTIQPEAIYDVYAATPGILDHVFVKEGDTVTTGQLLAKITADHPQLNIENALLGVNLARENYSGQTTLLSSIADEIKSGEKQLKVDSLNYFRQQHLWEQQIGSKSELDNKKLKYELTLNNLEILRAKYRQTQLELKNGYEQSQNTLKKAQSSLSDYFIKARIDGTVYKLLKNEGELISQTEPLAQIGKSQSFLIEMLIDEVDIARIVVGQSAFIALDAYEGEVFEAVITKIYPQKNSRTQTFKVEGQFTKAPKVLYAGLSGEANIVLSEKQHAISIPLDYLLENNKVRTAEGYIAVEVGLKNLERAEVVSGLDTGMVIIKP
- a CDS encoding FtsX-like permease family protein is translated as MANFKIILDITRTHLLSRLKQTIIAALGVTFGIGTFIILVSFMTGLNGLLDGLTLNRTPHIHLYNEIKPSETQPIALTEAYKNGFNIIRSVKPQERQKRIHNALPLIAKLERDARVKGVSPQAVAQVFYLAGSIELNGLVNGIDIQEEVRLFNFGDYVIKGSPQDLLKNKNGILLGAGVAAKMSLSVGDRVQVSATNGEVFPLKIVGIYQSGLAEIDDIQSYVNLKTAQQLLGEGTNYISDINVKLWDIAEAPAMASVISKQSNLTAVDIKSANAQFETGTSIRNLITYAVSITLLIVAGFGIYNILNMIIYEKMNDIAILKATGFSGFDVKMIFISEALIIGLVGGILGLVLGLGVSILIDHTPFETTALPTIKTYPVNFNPLYYLIGMVFAIVSTFLAGYLPARKAQQIDPVEIIRGQ
- a CDS encoding ABC transporter ATP-binding protein yields the protein MNVILEARGINKYFKQPVLFHVLKDISFGINAGEFVSIMGKSGCGKSTLLYILSTMDTDYEGTLFLGGEKLTGKAGEELAKVRNEKIGFVFQFHYLLSEFTVLENVMLPARKLGKKSDKEIKQDALEKLSILGIESQAYKKAAMISGGQKQRVAIARALINDPIIIMGDEPTGNLDSKNAENVFNIFRELSVTNKLSLLIVTHDMDFAQKTDRIIEMEDGLIL
- a CDS encoding serine hydrolase domain-containing protein; this translates as MKNLIFLLCSLLVWNASAQTASSKKTLGLSEGSPLSVGMSAERLARIDEMCTNAVENGDIPGVVALVARGGKIVYHKAFGMADSPAGRALEKDAIFRIASQSKAITSTAVMMLWEEGKFQLDDPISKYIPAFKEAKVLKTFSYQDTSYTAEPAKKPITIRHLLTHTSGLGYGVIDGDERFRMLYKKAGITDLFTTEKITIEESVKKLAALPLHHHPGEAFVYSEGLDVLGYFIEVISGMSFDEFLQKRLFGPLGMNDTYFYIPQNKANRLVKVQKKEGDHWVHWPVTFYDPAYPITGAKSFFSGGAGLSSTAKDYATFLQMYLNGGELNGIRILSRTTIQSMMGNQIGDFWAGTGRHYGLAFGVQTQEGQDKGGQGSIGTFDWGGYFNTQYFADPKEQIIGILMKQTQGPTSDKTSWQFRILVGQAVDD